The Elusimicrobiota bacterium nucleotide sequence GAACTATTACCATTGTTTGACCATTAGATGCAGGGAACAGGGAATAGGGAATAGGGAACAGTTTTTTCATTTTTAATTGCCTTTTTAATGCGGTGTAACCCTTTTTTTTAACGATAGAAGTGGCGGCAGAATCTCCGTCTCAATTTTATAATCCGCGGTTCCGTCGGTATTTTTGTCCATTTCAATATAAATCCCGATTGAATTGATATATTTCATTTCATTGTCGGTATCCAGCCGCCCGTTCCTGTTCCCGTGACCTGTTGACGGTTGAACCATATCTATTTCGGTAGCGGAGATTATTCCGTCGTTTTCCCCGGTATCTGCGGTGCCGCTTGTCCCGTCGTTACCGAGGTCTATGTATCTGCCGAGGTCGTTTCTTTTGGCGCCGATATATGTCAGAGTGAAACTGGAAATGTTGGTGGCTAATTCTTTAATGTTGTTCCCCCATGCCGCTCCGTTGTAAGATGCATCTTTGTAAATTTTTTTTGCGGCAGCATCAAGATAAAATCTAATTTTAACATCCGGGTTGCCGTCGTTGTCGTCATCGTCATCGTCCAAGTCGTAGCCGATTTTCCACTGTGAGGTCGGTGGCTGGATTAGTGAAGCATCATTATCATCGTCGGGATCCTGTATATTTACAATCCCGTCACCATCAGTATCACCGTAAAAATCGTAATTTGGATGTTTCGTATAATCTGCGATAAAATCAATTGCAGTAGAAGACGAAGCAATAATCTGGTTCGCTTCTCCCATATCTTTTTCAATCTCAATAAGAACCACACGAACCGCCTCCTGGGATTCCGTTTTTCTCTGCGACTCGTAGACGCTTTTGAGCGATTTTACGAAAAAAGTGGTAAGCGGTATTGTAATTATTCCGAATACCGCCACATATATCATCAACTCTATGAGGGTAAGCCCTTTAGAGGCAGGGAACAGAGAACAGGGAACAGGGAATAGTTTTTTCATTTTTAATTGCAGTTATTAATAACTCACATTAAACCCCCAACTTTCAGTGGTTGTTTTCTTATCCGCAGGGGTATTTGCCCAGTGGCTGACCGTTATTTCAACGGTATGATAAGTCCCGTTTTCAAAAGCGGAGGCAGGTGACCACGAAACGAAATGGGTTGCGGAATTGTATGTATGCGATACAACTTCACTGTCCACTTTACAGATGATTGAAGACGGGTCTATGCCAGATTGATTGTCCAGCACCTTGCACATAATTGCCGGCAACGGTTCACCGCAGGTACCGCAGGGGCTTTTTTGGGATACCGCAGGAGCCGAATTGTCCGGGTCCTGGATGTCAACTGTAAATGTCCATGACGACATCGTTTTGTAATAGGCGTTATCGCCTGTCTCAATTTGTACCGAATATATCACGCCGGTTGACAATTCGGCGGAATAATCCCAGTAAAGT carries:
- a CDS encoding prepilin-type N-terminal cleavage/methylation domain-containing protein; translated protein: MKKLFPVPCSLFPASKGLTLIELMIYVAVFGIITIPLTTFFVKSLKSVYESQRKTESQEAVRVVLIEIEKDMGEANQIIASSSTAIDFIADYTKHPNYDFYGDTDGDGIVNIQDPDDDNDASLIQPPTSQWKIGYDLDDDDDDNDGNPDVKIRFYLDAAAKKIYKDASYNGAAWGNNIKELATNISSFTLTYIGAKRNDLGRYIDLGNDGTSGTADTGENDGIISATEIDMVQPSTGHGNRNGRLDTDNEMKYINSIGIYIEMDKNTDGTADYKIETEILPPLLSLKKRVTPH